The genomic DNA TGTTGAGGATGCCCGCCTCCACGAGCGTGGAGACGACCGGGTTGTCCACCAGCATCACGTCGGGGGCGTTGCCCTGCTGGGCGGCGAGCAGCGCCTTGTTGCCCAGGTCGGTGGTGTCCATGCTGGTGCGCTTGACCTTGACCCCGGCGTCCGTGCCGCACTTGGTGACGAGCTTGCCCCAGGCGGAGGAGGCGTCGAACTGGGGGTACGGGTCCCAGAAGTTGTACGTCCCGCCGGCCTTCCCGGAACCGGAGGCGGAGGAGTCGGAACCGCTGCCGCAGGCGGCGACAGCGGTGAGCGCGCCGACGGCGGCTATGGCGGTGAGGAGGGTGCGGCGGACGTTTCTCACGGTGACCTCGTTGTCTTGGTGCGGCTCGTAGGGAGGGGAAACGGGGGTCAGGAGGTGGGCAGCCAGACGCGCATGCCGCCGTCCTGGCGGTTGGCCCACGCGTAGTAGGGAATGGCGGTGAGCTCGACCGGCGCACCGTCCGTTTCCGGTGCCTCGCCGTCGGCGGCGGTGTACGGCCACCAGCCCGCGTCGGGGATGTGGCGCCGCCGGCCGACTGCCGTCACCGTCGTCACGCCGCCCAGCAGGTCGGGCCGATGCTGCACGGCGAGCGCACCGGTACGGTTCAGGACGATGTCGTCCAGGCCGCCGCCGGGGTTGTCCACCTGCTCCAGGCAGTAGACGAGCGGCCCGCGCTCGATGGCCACGCAACCGCGCGCGGCGTCCACGCGAGGGTCGGCCGCGGTCAGGCGTGGCGCGAGGGCGAGTTCGAGAACGACCCGGTCGCCTGGTGCCCAGGTGCGCTCAAGCCGTAGCCAGCCGTCGGCCACGGGGGCGTCGGTCTGGTCGTACTCCGTGTCCCCGCACCGCACCCGGTACTCGGCGCACCACTGCGGGACGCGCAGCGAGAGGGTCCAGGGGCGGTCGGCCGGGGACTCCTCGACGGTCAGGCCGATCGCACCCTGCCACGGGTACTCGGTCTCGACGCTCACCGCGACCGAGGTGCCGTCGAGGTCGCCCGTGTAACGACCGGTGGTGTACTGGTGGATCTGGAGTCCGCCGGTGTCGCTGGTGGCGAGATAGTGTTCCAGCGAGGCCAGCAGCCGCATCACGTTCGGCGGGCAGCAGGCGCAGCGGAACCAGCGGGTGCGGCGGGCCGACTGGTCGCCGCCCGGGTCGGTGTGGCCGTCGCGGACCTGGAGCGGATTGACGTACAGCCAGCTCTCGCCGTCGAGCGACACCCCGGCCAGAAAGCCGTTGTACAGGGTGCGTTCGATCAGGTCGGAGTAGCGGGCCTCGCCGGTGAGCAGGGCCATCCGCCAGCTCCACTGGACGGAGGCGATGGCGGCGCAAGTCTCGCAGTAGGCACGCTCGTTGGGGAGTTCGTAGGGGTCGCCGAAGTCCTCCTCGTCGTGGTGAGCGCCGAGACCGCCGGTGAGATGGGTCTTGGTGGTGGTCATCGCCCGCCACAACCGTTCGCCCGCCGCCCGGAGTTCGGCGTCCCCGGTCTCGGTCGCCAGATCGGTGGCGGCGGCCAGCAGGTACAACTGCCGTACGGCGTGGCCCTCCACGGTGTCCGCCGCGCGCAGCGGCACCCGGTCCTGGCAGTACGCCTCACCGCCCAGCAGGCCGTGGCCGAACCGGTCGACGAAGTAGCCGGCCAGCTCGAGGTAGCGGCGCTCACCGGTCTCCCGGTACAGCTCCACCAGCGCGGTCTCGACCTCGGGGTGGCCGTCGATGCCGTCGATCTCCTTGCCGCTGCCGGGAAGGCCGAACACGGAGTCGATGTGGTCGGCGAACTTGCGCGCCACGTCCAGGAGTTGGGGCCGACCGGTGGCCCGGTGGTGAGCGACGGCCGCCTGGATGAGATGACCGGCGCAGTACAGCTCGTGACCCCAGCGCAGGTCCTTGTACCGCTCGCCTCCCTTGAGCAGTTGGAACCACGTGTTCAGATAGCCGTCGGGCTGCTGCGCGCCGGCGACCAGGGCCACGATCCGGTCGACCTCCGACTCCAGTTCGCCGTCCGGCTGTTGGGCGAGTTGCCAGGCGGCGGCCTCCAGCCACTTGTAGACGTCCGTGTCCACGAACGGGTACGCGCCCCGGAACTCGCCCTCCGCCGTGCCCGCCGCCAGCCGCAGGTTGTGCAGATTCCCCGCCGACTCCAGCAGCCCGGGGCCCTGCGGGAGCGAGACACGTGCGTTCACCTCGCGCCGGGTGCTCCAGAAGCCGGCGCGCACCTCGACCGCGGCAGGCGCGAGTGCGGCCTTGGCGCCCGGTCCGAGACGTACCGGCCCGGTGGAAGTGCCTGTCCGTCCGGACGGGGCCGAGGCCGCGGAGGAAAGCGCGGTGGAACGTGGGCGGGGCATGGCTCTCCGAAGGCGTAGGTGGGAAGCAAGTCGGGACCCGACGCATGAGGGCGTCATGGCGTCCCGGAGATCGGACGGGCGTTGCTCCGTCTCTCGAACCCGCTAAGGAAAACGTTTTTCTGCCGGGAAAGGTAGGAAGGGGTGCGCGGGTGCGTCAAGAGGTACGCCCAAATATCTTCGTCGCCTGCTTGGGACTGGCCTGCCGCCGCGAAGGGTGCCAGGATGTTTCTGCAGACGTCATCTAGGAAAAGGGTTGCGCGTGACCGTCGTTCCCAGTCCTCCGCCCACCGGGCGGGCGAAGCTTACCGACGTTGCCAGACTGGCCGGTGTCAGTGTCGGGACGGCCTCGAAGGCGCTGAACGGCAGTGGCAGCATGCGCCCGGAGACCCGGCAGCGGGTCCTGGACGCCGTGGAAGAGCTCGACTTCCGCCCCAACCAGCAGGCGCAGAGTCTGCACACCGGCCGTAGTTGGACCGTCGGGTTGATGACCACGGACGGCATCGGTCGTTTCAGCACGCCCGTCCTCCTCGGGGCCGAGGACGCGCTCGGCGCCGGAAAGATCTCCGTGCTGCTGTGCGACACCCGAGGCGACGCCATCCGCGAGCAGCACCACCTGAGCAACCTCATGGGCCGCCGGGTCGACGGCATCATCGTGACCGGCCGACGGACCGACCCGCGCCCGCCGTTGAAAGGCGTCGAACCGATTCCGACGGTCTACGCACTCTCGCCGTCCACCGATCCGGACGACATCTCCGTCGTGTCCGACGACCGGAGCGGCGCCCATCTGGCCATCGAGCACCTGCTGGCCGCCGGCCGCACCCGCATCGCGCACATCACCGGCCCGGCCCACCACGCGGCCGCCCGCGACCGCGCCCACCACACCCTCGAACTGCTCCAGCACTCCGCCATGGAACTCGCCACCGGCCGGGTGCATTTCGGGGAGTGGAGCGAGGCGTGGGGCCGCCGCGCCGCCGAAGCGGTACTGCGCACCGCACCGGACACGGACGCCTTCTTCTGCGGCAACGACCAGATCGCCAGAGGCGTCGCCGACGCGCTCCGCGAGAACGGCCTGGACGTCCCCGGCAGGGTGTCGATCGTGGGCTACGACAACTGGGACGTCATGGCGCTGGCCTCCCGTCCGCCCCTCACCACGATCGACACGGACCTCTCCGAGATCGGCCGACGGGCCGCCCTTTTGCTGCTGGACGCCATCGGCTCCGAGCCGGCGCCCGGGCTGCACACCGTTCCCTGTCGTCTCGTGGTCCGCGAATCGACGTGAGCTGTTGGGCGAGGTCTTCCGTGGTCGCCGGAGGGCTGATCACCGCCGCCGTGTGCGACTACCGGGTCGCCGTCGCCGACGGATCAGCGCGCCTCGGTCTCAACGAGGTGCCGATCGACATTCCGATGCCCGCGGTGTACGTCCGCATGCTCGCGCACACCTGGGGCGAGCCGGTCGCCGCCCGCACCTGCCTGCTCGGGGAGATCTTCACCCCGGATCAGGCTCACGCCCTGGGCATGGGGCACGAGTTGGCCCCGGCGGGGGAGCTGCTGAAGCGTGCCATCGCCGTCGCCGAGCGGACACACGACGACTGCGTCGAGCAGTACGCGTTCACCGAGCGGGTATGCCAGGCAGCCGCGCCGCGCGACATCGCCGAGCTCGCCGACCCGCTCGACACCGAACTCCCCGCCGGCATGACGAGCGACCGGGCCCGCCACGCCCACCGGCGCTACTTGCAGGAACTCAAGGGGTGCCCGGCCGAGTGGTGAGCCACGTCCGGGGACGTACACCTCAACTTGCGTTCCCCGCAGGGAGGTTGCCGATGGACGACGGGAACGGCGACGGGCGGTGCGGGCTACCTGAGATACGGCGCTGTCGCGACCGCGTGCCTCGCTGGGTGACCGAGGACGGCGGACCGGCCCGGCTGACCGGGCGCGGTCCTGTACTCCTGCACTCTTGTATCCGGTGTATCCGGTGTATCCGGTAGGGGAGTTGGCCCTAGACGGCGGCCGCGGCGGCGTGCAGGTTCTTGGCGGCCAGGGCCAGCCCCTCGGTCTGGGAGTAGGCGGCGTCCTCGTGCTCGATGTTGACGGCCATGTCCGGGTCGACCTCGGCGAGAGCGCGCAGGAACTCCGTCCAGTACGCGACGTCATGGCCGACGCCGACGGCGACGAACTTCCACGCCGGGTTCTCGGGCCAGGAGTTGCACCAGAAGCCGTAGCCGGTCGGCACCTTGTCGGGTGCGTCGGCCGGCACGCGGGTGAACGAGGTGTCCAGCACACCGCGGATGTCGGCGCCGGGGCAGAGCGTCGCGTCCTTGGCGGCGGCGTGGAACACCAGCGGGCCGAGCCACTTGATGGAGGCGACGATGTCCATGCCCTGCCACATCAGGTGCGAAGGGTCCATCTCCGCACCGACGTTGGTCGCGCCGGTCGCGTCGACGAGGCGCTTCAGGGTGACCGGGGAGAAGACGAGGTTGTGCGGGTGCATCTCGATGGCGACCCGGACGTCGTTCTCCCGGGCCAGCGCGTCGATCTCCTTCCAGAACCCGACCGCCACGTCCCACTGGTAGTCCAGGACGTCCATGTAGACGCCGTCCCACGGATTCACCACCCAGGAGGGGTACTTGGCGTCCGGGTCGGAGCCCGGTGTGCCCGACATCGTGACCACGTGCCGCACCCCGAGCAGCCCCGCGAGGCGGATCGTACGGCGCAGGTCGTCCGCGTGCTTCGGGCCGACCCCGGGGAGCGGGTTGAGCGGATTCCCGTTGCAGTTGAGGCCGGTCAGCTCCATCCCGCGGTCGGCGAAGCTCGCCAGGTATTCCTCGCGCGCCGTCGCCGAGGACAGCAGCAGGTCGACCGGGCAGTGCGGGGAGGGGATGAACCCGCCGGTGTTGACCTCGACGGAGGTCAGGCCGTTCTCCTTGAGGATGTCGAGGGCCTCGGCCAGCGGGCGGTCGTGCAGACAGGCGGTGTAGGCGCCGAGCTTGAGGGACATGCGGGTGCTCCTTGGATGGGTGCGGGGGGTCAGACGGCGGCCGGGACGGTGACGGCGGTGCCGCCGGCCTGCGAGGACTCGACGATCGCGCGGATGATCTCCATGGTCCGCAGTCCCTCGGCGAACGAGGCGCAGGCCGGGAGCGGTTCAGCGACCCCCGCGACCTGGTCGAGGAACGCCCTTGCCTGGTAGGTGAAGTTGTCGGCGTTGCTCGCGCCCACGCCCGGCGCCTCCATCGGCACCCCGCCCGCGAAGTACGGCAGTTGGGGACCGGCGATGATCTGCCGGGCACCGCGGGTACGGACGTCGGGCTGGGCGTCGTCGAAGAGGTACTCGGCCGGTCGGTGCTGGTCGAACGCGGCCCGCCCGCCGACCCCGAGGACGTCGAAGGCGAGCCCGTTGGGCAGCCCGAAACCGGTACGGGTGACGGAGAAGGTACCTACGAGCCCGGACTCGAAACGGGCCGTGAAGGACGCGGTGTCCTCGTTCTCCACCTCGCCGAACTCGTCGGAGACGGGAGCGGCGTTGTGCCCGACGACCGCGCCGAGCGGCAGCGGACGCTTCGCGATCTGCGTGGACAGCGTGGCACCGGAGACCGAGGCGATGGGACCGGCGACGTACTCGGCAACGTCGATGACATGCGAGCCGACATCGCCGAGCGCGCCGGAACCGGCACCCCCCTTGAAACGCCAACTCAGCGGCCCCCTGGGGTCGGTGGCGTAGTCGCACCAGTAACGTCCGCTGAACAGGGTGAGGTCACCCAGCTCGCCGCGCCGCACATGGTCGCGGATCGCGGCGATGCCGGGCGAGCGGCGGAAGGTGTACCCGACGGCGGTCACGACATCGGTGGACCGCTCCAACTCGGCCATCGCACGCGCGTCTTCGAGCGAGCCGGCCAGCGGCTTCTCGCACAGCACGTGCTTCCCGGCGGCGACCAGCGCCTCGGCGATCGGCCGGTGCAGCGCGTTCCCGACGACGATGCTGACAGCGTCGATCGTCGGGTCCTCGGCGACGGCCTCCCAGCTCGGCAGTGCCTTGTCGAAGCCGTAGCGACGGGCGGCGTCCTCGGCGAGCGCGGTGTTGGCGTCGGCAATCGCGGCCAGCCGTACCGGCGGCAGTCCCGCTCCGAACACGGTGTTGGCGTTGCGGTATCCGGCGGCGTGGCTGCGGCCGGCCATACCGGCTCCGATCACCGCGACGGACAAGGGCTTGGCGGAGGAGGTCATGAAGGTGTCCCTTGAGAAAAGAGGTCAGTTGGGGGCGGGAAGGTCGAAGGCGGCCGGTGGCCGGCGGTTAGTGGCGACCGTGGTGCGGGTGCGGGTGCGGATGCCGAATTGGCGCGCGGCCTCGCCGGAGACGGTGAACAGGGCGGTTCTGTCGCCGTACGGGTCGGTGTTCTCCTTGGGCCCGTACCGAGCGGAGAGTGAGCTCCGCTCGGTACGGGCGGGGGGCAGTGCGAACGTCCCACCGTTCGCACTGCGGACAAGGGCCTCCGACGCGCGCGGCAGATGCGCGCAGTCGGTGGCCGAGGCGAACACGCCTGTCCGGCCGGTGAGTTCGAGGGCCGAGCCGTCCGCGGTGACGGTGCGGGAGCCCGTCAGCGGCAGCACCAGGAACTCGGAGTCTCCGGTGGACAGGGCGTGCGCCTCGCCCGGCTTCAGGGTCAGGCTCCTGAAGTCGGAGCATCCCCGGCCCGCCGACGCGGGCGTGGCCAGGAGGTCGCAGGAGCCGTCGGCCAGGCCTACGCCCGTCCGGAGCGGATACATGTCCACTCCGACACGGCCCATGGTGAGCACTTCCAACGGCACTTCGCGATTCCCCTCGCTCCGGGCTCCCAGGGGAGAGGCTGGGATGGATAAAGCGCTTTAAGGGCGCTTACGGCGGAGCACGGCACCCGCGCCGAAAAGTCATGTCAACGGTTTGTTACGACGATGCGGCGAGGTACTCGTCGATCTTCGCGCGCATGAACAGCGAGGACTCCTTGGCCCGTTCCTCCCAGGCGAAGACGCACGCGGTCAGGGTGCCGTCGAAGCCGTTCTCCCGCAGGGCTCGGAACAACTCGCCGAAGTCGACCTCGCCCTCGCCCATGTCGAGATGCTGGTGGATCCGGGCCGTGGTGCCGGGCGGGTTGAGGATGTAGCGGTTGCCCGAGGACGCGGTGTGGTCGAACGCGTCGGCCAAGTGGACATGGGTGAGCAGATCGCCCGCGTGCCGGATGATGCCGGGGGCGTCGTCACCGATGTGGAAGGTGTGCGGGGCGCAGTAGAGGAAGCTGACGCTCGGGTGGTTGATGCCCCTGATGAAGTCGACCGCCTGGTGGCCGTCCTCGATGAAGTCGTCGGGGTGCGGTTCCAGGGCCAGTCGGATGCCCTCCTGCTCGAAGAGGGGGAGGAGTTCGTCCATCGACTTCCAGAACTGGGCCTCGCTGCGGTCCGCTTCCTCGGGCCGGCCGTTGAACTCCGAGATCATGCTGGCCACGCCCAGCTCGGAGGCGATCTGGATCGACCGTTTCCAGTAGCGCACGGCGGCCTGCCGGGCGTCCTCGTCGGGGCCGGACCAGCGGAACAGCGGCAGCAGGGAGGAGATCCCGACGCCGGCCGCGTCCAGTGCCTTGCGGAACTTGCGCACGGTGGCGTCGTCCACCCGGGGGTGCCGGAAGAACGGGATGAAGTCCTCGCGGGGTGAGAGCTCGATCCACTCGTAGCCCAACTCGGCCACCACACCGGGTAGTTCGAGCAGCGGGACATGGCGGATCATGTACGGGTCGAGGGCGATCTTCATGGGGGAATGCCTTCGGGTGTAGGGGAGCGGGGGTGCGTCTGAAGCCGCCGTCAGCCGACTGTGAGTGTGGTCTTCTCGTCGGGGAGTTGTTCGGTGTCGAGGCCGCGGACCTGGGACAGCTCGTGTTTGAGTGCGGCGAGTTCGGTGCCGCCGGCCATGTGGTTGGTGAGTTCTTCCAGGGTGATCTCGCTGCGTTCGGCGGAGAGTTCCATGGTGCCCAGGCGCAGGACGCTGAAGTGGTCGCCGACCATGTAGGCGTGGTGCGGGTTGTGGGTGATGAAGATGACCCCGAGACCGCGTTCCCGCGCCGCCGCCACGTACTTCAGGACCACACCGGACTGTTTGACGCCGAGGGCGGCGGTGGGTTCGTCGAGGATGAGGACGCGGGCGCCGAAGTAGACGGCGCGGGCGATGGCGACGCACTGGCGCTGCCCGCCGGAGAGGGTGCCGATGGGCTGTTCCAGGTTGTCCAGGACGATGCCCATGTTGCGGAGTTCCTCGTCCGCGGTCTTCTTCATCCGCTCGATGTCGAGGCGGCGCAACGGCCAGGGGCCCTTGGTCATCTCCGAGCCGAGGAAGAAGTTGCGCCAGACCGGCATGAGCGGGACGACGGCCAG from Streptomyces sp. NBC_01478 includes the following:
- a CDS encoding glycoside hydrolase family 127 protein, yielding MPRPRSTALSSAASAPSGRTGTSTGPVRLGPGAKAALAPAAVEVRAGFWSTRREVNARVSLPQGPGLLESAGNLHNLRLAAGTAEGEFRGAYPFVDTDVYKWLEAAAWQLAQQPDGELESEVDRIVALVAGAQQPDGYLNTWFQLLKGGERYKDLRWGHELYCAGHLIQAAVAHHRATGRPQLLDVARKFADHIDSVFGLPGSGKEIDGIDGHPEVETALVELYRETGERRYLELAGYFVDRFGHGLLGGEAYCQDRVPLRAADTVEGHAVRQLYLLAAATDLATETGDAELRAAGERLWRAMTTTKTHLTGGLGAHHDEEDFGDPYELPNERAYCETCAAIASVQWSWRMALLTGEARYSDLIERTLYNGFLAGVSLDGESWLYVNPLQVRDGHTDPGGDQSARRTRWFRCACCPPNVMRLLASLEHYLATSDTGGLQIHQYTTGRYTGDLDGTSVAVSVETEYPWQGAIGLTVEESPADRPWTLSLRVPQWCAEYRVRCGDTEYDQTDAPVADGWLRLERTWAPGDRVVLELALAPRLTAADPRVDAARGCVAIERGPLVYCLEQVDNPGGGLDDIVLNRTGALAVQHRPDLLGGVTTVTAVGRRRHIPDAGWWPYTAADGEAPETDGAPVELTAIPYYAWANRQDGGMRVWLPTS
- a CDS encoding LacI family DNA-binding transcriptional regulator, with the translated sequence MTVVPSPPPTGRAKLTDVARLAGVSVGTASKALNGSGSMRPETRQRVLDAVEELDFRPNQQAQSLHTGRSWTVGLMTTDGIGRFSTPVLLGAEDALGAGKISVLLCDTRGDAIREQHHLSNLMGRRVDGIIVTGRRTDPRPPLKGVEPIPTVYALSPSTDPDDISVVSDDRSGAHLAIEHLLAAGRTRIAHITGPAHHAAARDRAHHTLELLQHSAMELATGRVHFGEWSEAWGRRAAEAVLRTAPDTDAFFCGNDQIARGVADALRENGLDVPGRVSIVGYDNWDVMALASRPPLTTIDTDLSEIGRRAALLLLDAIGSEPAPGLHTVPCRLVVREST
- a CDS encoding enoyl-CoA hydratase/isomerase family protein, whose translation is MVAGGLITAAVCDYRVAVADGSARLGLNEVPIDIPMPAVYVRMLAHTWGEPVAARTCLLGEIFTPDQAHALGMGHELAPAGELLKRAIAVAERTHDDCVEQYAFTERVCQAAAPRDIAELADPLDTELPAGMTSDRARHAHRRYLQELKGCPAEW
- a CDS encoding sugar phosphate isomerase/epimerase family protein is translated as MSLKLGAYTACLHDRPLAEALDILKENGLTSVEVNTGGFIPSPHCPVDLLLSSATAREEYLASFADRGMELTGLNCNGNPLNPLPGVGPKHADDLRRTIRLAGLLGVRHVVTMSGTPGSDPDAKYPSWVVNPWDGVYMDVLDYQWDVAVGFWKEIDALARENDVRVAIEMHPHNLVFSPVTLKRLVDATGATNVGAEMDPSHLMWQGMDIVASIKWLGPLVFHAAAKDATLCPGADIRGVLDTSFTRVPADAPDKVPTGYGFWCNSWPENPAWKFVAVGVGHDVAYWTEFLRALAEVDPDMAVNIEHEDAAYSQTEGLALAAKNLHAAAAAV
- a CDS encoding Gfo/Idh/MocA family protein: MTSSAKPLSVAVIGAGMAGRSHAAGYRNANTVFGAGLPPVRLAAIADANTALAEDAARRYGFDKALPSWEAVAEDPTIDAVSIVVGNALHRPIAEALVAAGKHVLCEKPLAGSLEDARAMAELERSTDVVTAVGYTFRRSPGIAAIRDHVRRGELGDLTLFSGRYWCDYATDPRGPLSWRFKGGAGSGALGDVGSHVIDVAEYVAGPIASVSGATLSTQIAKRPLPLGAVVGHNAAPVSDEFGEVENEDTASFTARFESGLVGTFSVTRTGFGLPNGLAFDVLGVGGRAAFDQHRPAEYLFDDAQPDVRTRGARQIIAGPQLPYFAGGVPMEAPGVGASNADNFTYQARAFLDQVAGVAEPLPACASFAEGLRTMEIIRAIVESSQAGGTAVTVPAAV
- a CDS encoding 5-deoxy-glucuronate isomerase, whose translation is MPLEVLTMGRVGVDMYPLRTGVGLADGSCDLLATPASAGRGCSDFRSLTLKPGEAHALSTGDSEFLVLPLTGSRTVTADGSALELTGRTGVFASATDCAHLPRASEALVRSANGGTFALPPARTERSSLSARYGPKENTDPYGDRTALFTVSGEAARQFGIRTRTRTTVATNRRPPAAFDLPAPN
- a CDS encoding sugar phosphate isomerase/epimerase family protein, coding for MKIALDPYMIRHVPLLELPGVVAELGYEWIELSPREDFIPFFRHPRVDDATVRKFRKALDAAGVGISSLLPLFRWSGPDEDARQAAVRYWKRSIQIASELGVASMISEFNGRPEEADRSEAQFWKSMDELLPLFEQEGIRLALEPHPDDFIEDGHQAVDFIRGINHPSVSFLYCAPHTFHIGDDAPGIIRHAGDLLTHVHLADAFDHTASSGNRYILNPPGTTARIHQHLDMGEGEVDFGELFRALRENGFDGTLTACVFAWEERAKESSLFMRAKIDEYLAASS
- a CDS encoding ATP-binding cassette domain-containing protein, which encodes MASNESGTHGAILQDTAPSDADAPIVQLRNAGKTYGNVRALHGVDLTVRPGQVTCVLGDNGAGKSTLIKIISGLHQHTEGEFLVDGGPVHFTTPRQALDRGIATVYQDLAVVPLMPVWRNFFLGSEMTKGPWPLRRLDIERMKKTADEELRNMGIVLDNLEQPIGTLSGGQRQCVAIARAVYFGARVLILDEPTAALGVKQSGVVLKYVAAARERGLGVIFITHNPHHAYMVGDHFSVLRLGTMELSAERSEITLEELTNHMAGGTELAALKHELSQVRGLDTEQLPDEKTTLTVG